A DNA window from Brenneria izadpanahii contains the following coding sequences:
- the anfD gene encoding nitrogenase iron-iron protein, alpha chain: MPYHEFDCSKCIPERKQHAVVKGPDEDLTSALPLGYLNTIPGTISERGCAYCGAKHVIGTPMKDVIHISHGPVGCTYDTWQTKRYISDNDNFQLKYTFATDMKEKHIVFGAEGVLKKNIIEAFDAHPTIKRMTIYQTCASALIGDDIAAVAQDVMDERPDVDIFVCNSPGFAGPSQSGGHHKINIAWINQKVGTVEPKITSDHVINYVGEYNIQGDQEVMVDYFKRMGIQVLSTFTGNGSYDDLRAMHRAHLNVLECARSAEYICNELRVRYGIPRLDIDGFGFGPLSDSLKKVGLFFGIEDRAQAIIDEETARWKPELDWYKARLKGKKVCLWPGGSKLWHWAHVIHAEMGVEVVSVYTKFGHQGDMEKGIARCEAGALAIDDPNELESLEAMYKLKPDVIFTGKRPGEVAKKIRVPYLNAHAYHNGPYKGFEGWVRFARDIYNAIYSPIHQLAKLDISQDEIPTEQGFVTAKMLSDPALSDEIRNAPDLREYSGGFDSVSKLRDREYPVFAAQSAVAAEE, from the coding sequence ATGCCTTACCATGAGTTTGACTGTAGTAAATGTATTCCTGAAAGAAAACAACACGCCGTCGTAAAAGGTCCGGATGAGGATTTAACCTCGGCGCTGCCGCTGGGATATTTAAATACCATTCCGGGGACGATTTCAGAACGCGGCTGTGCCTACTGTGGCGCGAAACATGTTATCGGCACGCCGATGAAAGATGTTATTCACATCAGCCACGGTCCGGTCGGGTGTACTTATGATACCTGGCAGACCAAACGCTATATCAGCGATAACGATAATTTTCAGCTTAAATATACCTTCGCCACCGATATGAAAGAAAAACATATCGTATTCGGCGCGGAAGGGGTGCTGAAGAAAAATATTATCGAAGCGTTTGACGCCCACCCGACGATTAAGCGGATGACCATTTACCAGACCTGCGCCTCGGCGCTGATCGGCGACGATATCGCCGCGGTCGCTCAGGACGTGATGGATGAGCGGCCCGATGTGGATATTTTCGTCTGTAACTCGCCGGGATTCGCCGGTCCCAGCCAGTCCGGCGGGCACCATAAAATCAATATCGCTTGGATTAATCAGAAGGTCGGCACGGTAGAGCCGAAGATAACCAGCGACCACGTAATCAACTACGTCGGCGAATACAATATTCAGGGCGATCAGGAAGTGATGGTCGACTATTTCAAGCGCATGGGCATTCAGGTGCTTTCCACCTTTACCGGCAACGGCTCTTATGACGATCTGCGCGCCATGCACCGTGCGCATTTGAACGTGCTGGAGTGCGCCCGCTCGGCTGAATATATCTGTAATGAGCTGCGGGTTCGCTACGGCATTCCCCGGCTGGATATCGACGGATTCGGTTTCGGCCCGCTTTCCGATTCATTGAAAAAGGTCGGCCTGTTTTTCGGCATCGAAGATCGGGCTCAGGCGATTATTGATGAAGAAACGGCACGCTGGAAGCCGGAGCTGGATTGGTATAAAGCGCGGCTGAAAGGCAAGAAAGTCTGCCTGTGGCCCGGCGGCTCGAAGCTCTGGCACTGGGCGCACGTTATCCACGCAGAGATGGGCGTCGAAGTGGTGTCGGTATACACCAAGTTCGGTCATCAGGGGGATATGGAAAAAGGCATCGCCCGCTGTGAAGCCGGGGCGCTGGCCATTGACGATCCCAATGAGCTGGAGTCGCTTGAGGCGATGTACAAGCTGAAGCCGGACGTGATTTTTACCGGTAAACGGCCGGGCGAAGTGGCGAAGAAAATCCGCGTGCCCTATCTCAACGCCCATGCCTATCACAACGGTCCGTATAAAGGTTTTGAAGGCTGGGTGCGTTTTGCCCGCGATATCTATAACGCCATTTATTCGCCGATCCATCAACTGGCCAAACTTGATATCAGTCAGGATGAAATCCCGACCGAGCAGGGTTTCGTCACCGCCAAGATGCTTTCCGATCCCGCGCTGAGCGACGAGATCCGCAATGCGCCGGATCTGCGCGAATACAGCGGCGGTTTTGACAGCGTTTCCAAGCTGCGCGACCGCGAATATCCGGTGTTCGCCGCGCAATCCGCCGTTGCGGCTGAAGAGTAA
- the anfG gene encoding Fe-only nitrogenase subunit delta — MANSDESKIDAMVDYIMKNCLWQFHSRTWDREKQNAGILLKTQLLLCDEPVDLSTPADRCYWVDAVVLADAYKARFPWLLEMDKDAIRALMKALHERMDYLTIEGSLNAELTDQRY; from the coding sequence ATGGCTAATTCGGATGAGTCGAAGATTGACGCGATGGTGGACTACATCATGAAAAACTGCCTCTGGCAGTTTCATTCACGGACCTGGGACCGGGAAAAGCAAAACGCCGGCATTCTGCTGAAAACGCAGCTGCTGCTGTGCGACGAACCGGTCGATCTGAGCACGCCGGCCGATCGCTGCTATTGGGTGGACGCGGTGGTATTGGCCGATGCCTATAAAGCGCGTTTTCCCTGGCTGCTCGAAATGGATAAAGACGCGATCCGTGCGCTGATGAAGGCGCTGCATGAGCGGATGGACTATTTGACGATCGAGGGATCGCTTAATGCGGAACTTACCGATCAACGCTATTAG
- the anfK gene encoding Fe-only nitrogenase subunit beta, protein MSCELKTKDRVGVINPIFTCQPAGVQYASIGIKDCIGIVHGGQGCVMFVRLLISQHLKESFEIASSSVHEDGAVFGALDRVEQAVDVLLMRYPHVKVIPIITTCSTEVIGDDVDGVVIKLNEGLLKEKFPDREVHLIPIHSPSFVGSMVSGYDVAVRDFVKYFAEKSAPNGKLNVITGWANPGDVTAIKHLLAEMQIEATVLFEIEDFDSPLMPSGNTVSHGNTTIEDLTGTANALGTIALNRYEGGKAARYLEEKFGIPTIIGPSPIGIRNTDTFLQNLKQMTGKPIPPSLVRERGIAIDALTDLVHMFLADKRVAIYGNPDLVIGLAEFCLDLEMKPVLLLLGDDNAGYESDPRVQALQEKVDYGMEIITNADLWELEKRITQQSLELDLILGHSKGRFTAIDNQIPMVRVGFPTYDRAGLYRHPVVGYAGAIWLAEQMANALFTDMEYKKNKEWILNVW, encoded by the coding sequence ATGTCTTGTGAATTGAAAACCAAAGATCGCGTCGGCGTGATTAACCCGATCTTTACCTGTCAGCCTGCCGGGGTGCAGTACGCCAGTATCGGCATCAAGGATTGTATCGGCATCGTGCACGGCGGGCAGGGGTGCGTGATGTTTGTGCGTCTGCTTATTTCTCAGCATTTGAAGGAAAGCTTTGAAATCGCCTCGTCGTCCGTGCATGAGGACGGTGCGGTTTTCGGCGCGCTGGACAGAGTCGAGCAGGCGGTTGATGTCCTGCTGATGCGCTATCCCCATGTGAAGGTGATCCCCATCATCACCACCTGCTCAACCGAGGTTATCGGCGATGATGTGGATGGCGTGGTCATCAAGTTGAACGAAGGATTGTTGAAGGAGAAGTTTCCCGATCGCGAAGTCCATCTCATTCCGATCCATTCGCCCAGCTTTGTCGGCAGCATGGTCAGCGGCTACGATGTGGCGGTGAGGGATTTTGTTAAATACTTTGCCGAAAAAAGCGCGCCGAACGGCAAGCTGAATGTGATCACCGGCTGGGCCAATCCTGGCGACGTCACCGCGATTAAGCACTTACTGGCGGAAATGCAGATAGAAGCCACCGTGCTGTTTGAGATCGAGGATTTTGACTCTCCGCTGATGCCTTCCGGCAATACGGTTTCGCACGGCAACACCACCATTGAGGATTTAACCGGCACCGCGAATGCGCTTGGCACCATCGCGCTGAACCGCTATGAAGGGGGCAAGGCGGCCCGCTATCTGGAAGAGAAATTCGGCATACCGACCATTATCGGGCCTTCTCCCATCGGGATCCGTAATACCGATACTTTTCTGCAAAATCTCAAGCAGATGACGGGAAAACCCATTCCGCCCTCGCTGGTGCGCGAACGCGGCATCGCCATTGATGCCTTAACCGATCTGGTGCATATGTTCCTCGCCGATAAACGGGTGGCGATTTACGGCAACCCCGATCTGGTGATTGGTCTGGCCGAGTTTTGCCTCGATCTGGAAATGAAGCCGGTACTGCTGCTGCTGGGGGACGATAACGCCGGTTATGAAAGCGATCCGCGCGTTCAGGCGCTTCAGGAAAAGGTCGATTACGGCATGGAGATCATTACCAACGCCGATCTGTGGGAACTGGAAAAGCGCATTACTCAGCAATCGCTTGAGCTGGATCTGATCCTGGGCCATTCCAAAGGTCGCTTCACCGCCATTGATAATCAGATCCCGATGGTGAGGGTGGGCTTCCCGACCTATGACCGGGCCGGATTGTACCGGCATCCGGTGGTGGGCTATGCCGGCGCCATTTGGCTGGCGGAGCAGATGGCGAATGCGCTGTTCACCGATATGGAATACAAGAAAAACAAAGAATGGATTCTGAACGTCTGGTGA
- a CDS encoding pyridoxamine 5'-phosphate oxidase family protein, protein MAFSSAILAQNFPHGEMRREDREITDPAEIEQIIQASKVMYLALSCDDLPFLVPVFYAWDGHALYFHSAKNGTKIDIMKKNSKVCFAISVDHGVIEDELACNFEARHRTVIGFGETVFIEDEQEKIAALDRIVARFTDKTFSYPSANLKSTRVIRVDILSVKGKKHGF, encoded by the coding sequence ATGGCGTTCAGCAGCGCAATATTGGCGCAGAACTTCCCTCACGGCGAGATGCGCCGCGAGGATCGGGAAATTACCGATCCTGCGGAAATCGAACAGATCATTCAGGCGTCAAAGGTGATGTATCTTGCGCTGTCCTGTGACGATCTTCCTTTTCTTGTTCCGGTGTTTTACGCCTGGGACGGCCACGCGCTCTACTTTCACTCCGCTAAAAACGGCACCAAGATCGATATCATGAAGAAAAACAGCAAGGTCTGTTTCGCCATTTCTGTCGATCATGGCGTTATTGAAGATGAACTGGCCTGTAATTTCGAAGCCCGGCATCGCACGGTGATCGGCTTTGGCGAAACCGTATTCATTGAGGATGAACAGGAAAAAATCGCCGCGCTGGATCGCATTGTGGCGCGTTTTACCGACAAGACATTCAGTTATCCATCCGCCAATCTTAAATCCACCAGGGTGATACGCGTCGACATCCTTTCCGTTAAAGGCAAAAAACACGGGTTTTAA
- the anfO gene encoding Fe-only nitrogenase accessory protein AnfO: MKIAVFINQNGNIAPLFEPGKVKLFSRCDDRWQAAGEIPFTLNYDMSLSEIRTRTLTLLEEMPGCHHFVARQIQGALLAWFDGMGVTMWQFTGIPEDCLAVIYSSVKQVQRATAVPAAAETFIQAGERDGEYHIDLIAALAGDARLTSKQLLIPFLQSHTFTRLNVTCDHLPKWFEQKLPALNLAVDVEKQRQGRLCAVIHPNAVK; encoded by the coding sequence ATGAAAATTGCCGTTTTTATTAATCAGAATGGGAATATCGCGCCGTTGTTCGAACCGGGCAAAGTGAAACTCTTTTCCCGCTGCGATGATCGCTGGCAGGCGGCCGGAGAGATCCCCTTTACGCTGAACTATGATATGTCCTTGAGCGAGATCCGAACGCGGACCTTAACGCTGCTGGAAGAGATGCCGGGCTGCCATCACTTTGTGGCGCGGCAGATCCAGGGGGCGTTGCTCGCCTGGTTTGACGGCATGGGCGTGACCATGTGGCAATTTACCGGCATACCGGAGGATTGTCTGGCGGTGATTTATTCCTCGGTAAAGCAGGTTCAGCGGGCTACCGCGGTTCCCGCCGCCGCGGAAACTTTTATTCAGGCAGGCGAGCGGGACGGGGAATACCATATTGACCTGATCGCGGCGCTGGCGGGCGATGCCCGGCTGACATCAAAACAGCTACTGATCCCTTTTTTGCAATCCCATACCTTTACCCGGCTGAATGTGACCTGCGATCACCTGCCAAAATGGTTCGAACAGAAACTGCCGGCGTTAAATCTGGCGGTTGACGTTGAAAAGCAGCGCCAGGGACGTCTTTGCGCGGTGATCCACCCCAACGCCGTAAAGTAA
- a CDS encoding sigma 54-interacting transcriptional regulator, giving the protein MRSRKENMTVAGIERSVLKPLSFTCLLGECRSELLPLLSEVSKVVSAEGSLSKTLKLVLELMKQHLQVTRAMISLYDASCDQIFIHESFGLSKEEAEKGVYYPGEGITGKVVENKQPIIVPDIADDPRFLNRTGSWDKNEDRNLSFICVPIIRGMKVMGTIGIERRYNNDQLLYLDLEVLRIIATTTAQAVELHLLERAHKKVLRDQDSLLKRTLRETFKPTNIIGNSRVMQSVYQLIEKVSHARTTVLILGESGVGKERVASAIHYNSPCANGPFVKFNCSSLPEGIIESELFGHEKGAFTGATSRRAGRFEEADGGTIFLDEIGELTPLAQAKLLRVLQERCFERVGSNETIKVNVRILAATHRNLPEMVANGAFREDLYYRLNVFPITIPPLRDRGNDILILADHFNAHFAKELGIDVPTIATPALNLLLSYSWPGNVRELENTMERAVLLADEGFIHSYHLPINLQPVLLGETVTGLEAQLARIEYDIIVESLARNQGNISRTAAQLGMTRRALSLRMEKYQLNYKAYRSGN; this is encoded by the coding sequence ATGCGTAGCAGAAAAGAAAATATGACGGTCGCAGGTATAGAGCGGAGTGTTTTAAAACCGCTGTCGTTTACCTGTTTGCTGGGTGAGTGCCGTTCCGAGTTGCTGCCGCTGCTTTCCGAAGTCAGTAAAGTGGTCAGCGCGGAAGGTTCGCTGTCCAAAACCTTAAAGCTGGTGCTTGAGTTGATGAAACAGCACCTTCAGGTGACCCGGGCGATGATCAGCCTTTATGACGCCAGCTGCGATCAGATCTTTATCCATGAAAGTTTCGGCTTGTCTAAAGAAGAGGCCGAGAAGGGCGTCTATTACCCCGGCGAAGGCATCACCGGGAAAGTGGTGGAAAACAAACAGCCGATTATTGTGCCGGATATCGCCGACGATCCCCGTTTTCTGAACCGTACCGGCAGCTGGGATAAAAACGAGGATCGCAACCTGTCGTTTATCTGCGTTCCCATTATCCGCGGTATGAAAGTCATGGGAACGATCGGCATTGAACGCCGCTACAACAACGACCAACTGCTCTATCTGGATCTGGAAGTTCTGCGGATTATCGCCACCACCACCGCGCAGGCGGTTGAGCTGCATCTGTTGGAACGCGCGCATAAAAAAGTGCTCAGGGATCAGGATTCGCTGCTAAAGCGTACGCTGCGGGAAACCTTCAAGCCCACTAATATCATCGGTAATTCGCGGGTGATGCAGTCCGTTTATCAACTGATTGAGAAAGTCAGCCATGCCCGCACCACCGTATTGATCCTGGGCGAAAGCGGCGTCGGCAAAGAGCGCGTCGCCAGCGCGATCCATTACAACAGCCCCTGCGCCAACGGGCCTTTTGTCAAATTTAACTGCTCCTCGCTGCCCGAAGGCATCATCGAAAGCGAACTGTTCGGGCATGAAAAAGGGGCGTTTACCGGCGCGACGTCCCGGCGGGCCGGGCGTTTTGAAGAGGCGGACGGCGGCACCATCTTTCTGGATGAGATCGGCGAACTGACGCCACTGGCGCAGGCAAAGCTATTGCGCGTATTGCAGGAGCGCTGTTTTGAGCGCGTGGGCAGTAATGAAACCATCAAGGTGAACGTGCGCATTCTGGCGGCGACGCACCGCAATTTGCCTGAAATGGTCGCCAACGGCGCGTTCCGCGAGGATCTGTATTATCGCCTGAATGTGTTTCCGATCACCATTCCCCCATTGCGCGATCGCGGCAACGATATCCTGATTCTGGCCGATCATTTCAATGCCCATTTCGCCAAAGAGCTGGGGATTGATGTGCCGACCATCGCCACCCCCGCTTTGAATCTGCTGCTGAGCTATAGCTGGCCGGGCAACGTGCGTGAACTGGAGAACACCATGGAGCGGGCCGTATTGCTGGCGGATGAAGGCTTCATTCATAGCTACCATCTGCCGATTAATCTGCAACCGGTGCTGCTGGGGGAAACCGTGACCGGTCTGGAAGCGCAGTTGGCGAGAATCGAGTACGACATCATCGTTGAATCGCTGGCGCGCAATCAGGGAAATATTTCCCGCACGGCGGCGCAGTTGGGTATGACCCGGCGGGCGCTGAGCCTGAGGATGGAAAAATATCAGCTGAATTATAAAGCGTACCGGAGCGGAAATTAG
- a CDS encoding sigma 54-interacting transcriptional regulator codes for MENTKRASPGHAEEEAFPRSGGGRSKKKPHSVHEVSRIITRSFAMKRVMEKVARFAPTLSPILLRGEPGTGKDVIARAIHAQSTLRRRAFIKLSCDYSNDEQAIMALLGSDESGNQHPGAISLVNDGTLFLSEVGLFSLRMQKCLLRLLQEKEYMPLAGSRALPCKMRLVCATERNLEQMVAAGDFLPELYYRLHVATIALPALRDRQEDIPELVNYFFERFNRVNNLNLSMTETALSPLYLCNWPANVRDLENCLEYASLHREGDIINQLPCLTERCMRQKLNLKISNYMQSAAEEPAVAPEPAAAEFDAPLRWEPCATLPHVVMPIAGGSGGYDASDEIRHRIIAALEKSGWVKAKAARLLNLTPRQLSYALQKLQIEVKKF; via the coding sequence ATGGAAAATACCAAACGCGCCAGTCCCGGACATGCGGAGGAGGAGGCTTTCCCGCGCTCCGGCGGCGGAAGATCGAAAAAGAAGCCCCATTCGGTACATGAGGTTAGCCGGATTATTACCCGTTCGTTCGCCATGAAGCGGGTGATGGAAAAGGTGGCGCGCTTTGCGCCGACGCTATCGCCGATATTGTTGCGCGGCGAACCCGGAACCGGCAAGGATGTTATCGCCAGGGCCATCCATGCGCAATCGACGCTCCGCCGCCGCGCGTTTATCAAGTTAAGCTGCGATTATTCCAATGATGAGCAGGCGATCATGGCGCTGCTAGGGAGCGATGAAAGCGGGAATCAGCATCCGGGGGCTATCTCTCTGGTTAACGACGGCACGCTCTTTTTAAGCGAAGTCGGCCTGTTTTCATTGCGTATGCAAAAGTGCCTGCTGCGTCTATTGCAGGAAAAAGAGTACATGCCGCTAGCGGGAAGCCGGGCGCTGCCCTGCAAGATGCGGCTTGTTTGCGCGACGGAAAGAAATCTTGAACAGATGGTCGCCGCCGGCGACTTCTTGCCGGAATTATATTACCGGCTGCATGTCGCCACCATTGCGTTGCCGGCGCTGCGCGATCGTCAGGAAGATATTCCCGAACTGGTCAATTATTTTTTCGAACGCTTTAACCGCGTGAATAACCTGAATCTCTCGATGACGGAAACCGCCCTTTCCCCGCTCTATTTATGTAACTGGCCAGCCAACGTGCGCGATTTGGAAAATTGTCTGGAATATGCCTCGCTGCACCGCGAAGGGGATATCATCAATCAGCTTCCCTGCCTGACCGAACGCTGCATGCGGCAGAAATTGAATTTGAAGATCAGCAACTATATGCAGAGCGCCGCCGAGGAACCCGCCGTTGCGCCAGAGCCGGCCGCCGCGGAGTTTGATGCTCCGCTACGCTGGGAGCCCTGCGCGACGTTACCGCACGTCGTGATGCCGATAGCCGGCGGATCCGGCGGCTACGATGCAAGTGATGAGATTCGCCATCGCATCATCGCCGCGCTGGAGAAAAGCGGCTGGGTTAAGGCTAAAGCCGCGCGTTTATTAAATCTCACCCCCCGGCAGCTCTCTTACGCGCTGCAAAAGCTACAGATAGAAGTGAAAAAGTTTTAA
- a CDS encoding helix-turn-helix domain-containing protein — MPIEITLNVMLARRKVKSKDLAAAIGITEQNLSLLKQGKVKGIRLATLEAICQYLDCQPADILTYTRDEKDAL, encoded by the coding sequence ATGCCTATTGAAATAACATTGAATGTGATGCTCGCCAGAAGAAAGGTCAAATCAAAGGATCTGGCGGCGGCCATCGGCATAACAGAACAGAACCTGTCTCTGCTTAAACAAGGGAAAGTAAAGGGTATCCGGCTTGCCACGCTGGAGGCGATTTGCCAGTACCTGGATTGCCAGCCTGCGGATATTCTGACCTATACCCGCGATGAAAAAGATGCGCTATAG
- a CDS encoding DUF2975 domain-containing protein translates to MALDRLAVVSHRMAALTLGLVIVMLALNAAVWLFPQLASVEGGAGLAFYLSDRMISIPGLDLTTYPLWQKLGAILLSSIPLLMLTVGLLNLRALFKNYAADDYFSPSSSACMEKMGRSVAIWVALNIVCEPLLSLWLTMREPSGQRLLSLSFDSSGVVALFLSACVIVIARILRQASEINNENQQFV, encoded by the coding sequence ATGGCTCTTGATCGTTTGGCTGTTGTCAGTCACCGTATGGCGGCGCTCACCCTGGGGTTAGTCATTGTTATGCTCGCTCTGAATGCAGCCGTATGGCTTTTTCCGCAGTTAGCTTCCGTTGAAGGCGGGGCTGGCCTTGCCTTCTATCTTTCCGACCGGATGATTTCCATTCCTGGCTTAGATCTGACGACCTACCCCTTATGGCAAAAGCTGGGCGCGATTTTACTGTCCAGTATTCCGTTGCTGATGCTGACCGTGGGGTTATTAAATCTGCGCGCTTTGTTCAAAAACTATGCTGCAGACGATTACTTCTCGCCGTCGTCTTCCGCCTGTATGGAAAAAATGGGGCGCTCTGTCGCTATCTGGGTGGCGCTGAACATCGTCTGCGAGCCTTTGCTGAGTTTATGGCTTACCATGCGGGAACCCTCAGGCCAGCGACTGCTATCGCTGAGTTTTGATTCCTCGGGGGTCGTCGCTCTTTTCCTGTCGGCGTGCGTCATCGTGATCGCGCGTATTTTGCGCCAGGCAAGTGAAATCAATAATGAAAATCAGCAATTTGTATGA
- the nsrR gene encoding nitric oxide-sensing transcriptional repressor NsrR — translation MQLTSFTDYGLRALVYMASLPDGEMTSISEVTEVYGVSRNHMVKIINQLSRAGLVMAVRGKNGGIRLGKPAASIRIGDVVRELEPLSLINCGDEFCHITPACRLKQILQQAVRNFLHELDQYTLADLVKENPPLYKLLLVE, via the coding sequence GTGCAGTTAACAAGTTTTACGGATTATGGCTTACGGGCGCTGGTTTATATGGCGTCGTTGCCGGACGGGGAAATGACCAGCATTTCAGAAGTGACTGAAGTGTATGGCGTCTCTCGTAATCATATGGTCAAAATTATCAATCAACTTAGTCGGGCAGGGCTTGTTATGGCCGTGCGAGGTAAGAATGGCGGGATCCGCCTGGGAAAACCCGCGGCGTCCATCCGGATTGGCGATGTCGTACGTGAGCTGGAACCGCTCTCGTTGATTAACTGCGGCGATGAGTTTTGCCACATTACGCCGGCCTGCCGATTGAAGCAGATACTCCAGCAGGCGGTGCGGAACTTTCTGCATGAGCTGGACCAATACACGCTGGCCGATTTGGTCAAAGAAAATCCCCCACTTTACAAATTATTGTTGGTTGAATGA